Proteins encoded together in one Halalkaliarchaeum sp. AArc-CO window:
- a CDS encoding redoxin domain-containing protein encodes MMVEFDVVELPPADHPAEGETAPDFTRPLVNDEYWEDTSLSEVVGPEPTLLVFHPMDGSFPATYLYNEIRDRGWETTATVVGVSISTPYEHKSFIAARGIDSRLFSDPGNGVAEAYGIAHELDGMAGIEEPRPAVFLLAADRTIEYVWVASEWPEFPDYDEIQRQLARTE; translated from the coding sequence CTGATGGTCGAGTTCGACGTCGTCGAACTCCCGCCGGCAGATCATCCGGCGGAAGGGGAGACGGCCCCCGACTTCACCAGGCCGCTGGTGAACGACGAGTACTGGGAAGACACGTCGCTGTCCGAGGTGGTCGGGCCGGAGCCGACGCTTCTGGTCTTTCATCCGATGGACGGCTCGTTCCCGGCGACGTATCTGTACAACGAGATCCGCGATCGGGGTTGGGAAACAACGGCGACCGTCGTGGGCGTCTCCATTTCGACGCCCTACGAGCACAAGTCGTTCATCGCAGCCCGTGGAATCGACTCGCGGTTGTTTTCGGATCCGGGAAACGGCGTCGCCGAAGCGTACGGGATCGCCCACGAGCTCGACGGAATGGCCGGCATCGAAGAACCGCGGCCGGCGGTGTTCTTGCTCGCCGCCGACCGAACCATCGAATACGTCTGGGTGGCCTCGGAGTGGCCCGAGTTCCCCGATTACGACGAGATCCAACGACAGCTCGCTCGGACCGAGTGA
- a CDS encoding glutathione S-transferase N-terminal domain-containing protein — MTSADITVYRLQACPYCERVVRLLEELGVSYQSRFVEPMHSDRNVVKRVSGKRSVPVIVDEKTGVTMSESGNIVEYLQRTYGEN; from the coding sequence ATGACTTCGGCCGACATCACCGTATATCGACTTCAGGCGTGCCCGTACTGCGAACGCGTCGTGCGGCTCCTCGAGGAACTCGGAGTCTCCTACCAGTCTCGGTTCGTCGAACCGATGCACTCCGACCGGAACGTGGTAAAACGCGTCTCCGGGAAACGGAGCGTCCCGGTGATCGTAGACGAGAAAACGGGGGTCACGATGTCCGAGAGCGGAAACATCGTCGAGTACCTCCAGCGAACGTACGGGGAGAACTGA